In one Aeromicrobium erythreum genomic region, the following are encoded:
- a CDS encoding PP2C family protein-serine/threonine phosphatase — MRSRVSHARMRLSRYVDDRVVRWQTGTREGQVAVLAVLLVACLGIFALSITNYAVFPALTFVIPLLIGSITLRFQPLLVLVGVIVVLVTITVSLEYVREGITVSRVSSLVMMATVAAIQLWEARRRRSGLPGPLGEAMLVDLRDRLHAQGKVPPLPSGWYSESAMLTAGGVHFSGDFMVANLSADEVELEMILVDVCGKGVAAGTQSLQLAGALGGLIGALPPQALFAAANDFLLRQQWEEGFATAVHVSIDLRTGSYGIISAGHPPVLHWRPSTGEWAIDEARGTALGIMRHPLFTQTHGRLEPGETLLFYTDGVVESRDQGVEEGVAWLRTAATRALRAGVEGAAGRILGRVRAKDDDRAVLLVARQD, encoded by the coding sequence GTGAGGTCACGTGTGAGCCATGCGCGGATGCGCCTGAGCCGGTACGTGGACGACCGCGTCGTCCGCTGGCAGACGGGCACCCGCGAGGGACAGGTCGCCGTCCTCGCCGTGCTGCTGGTCGCCTGCCTCGGGATCTTCGCGCTGTCGATCACCAACTACGCGGTGTTCCCGGCGCTCACGTTCGTCATCCCGCTGCTGATCGGCAGCATCACCCTGCGGTTCCAGCCGTTGCTGGTGCTCGTCGGCGTCATCGTCGTGCTGGTGACGATCACCGTCTCGCTGGAGTACGTGCGCGAGGGGATCACGGTCAGCCGGGTCAGCTCCCTCGTCATGATGGCGACGGTCGCCGCGATCCAGCTCTGGGAGGCGCGGCGTCGGCGCAGCGGACTCCCCGGACCGCTGGGCGAGGCCATGCTCGTCGACCTGCGCGACCGGCTCCACGCGCAGGGCAAGGTGCCCCCGCTGCCGAGCGGGTGGTACTCGGAGTCGGCCATGCTCACCGCCGGTGGTGTGCACTTCTCCGGCGACTTCATGGTCGCGAACCTGTCGGCCGACGAGGTCGAGCTCGAGATGATCCTCGTCGACGTCTGCGGCAAGGGCGTCGCGGCGGGCACGCAGTCGCTGCAGCTCGCGGGTGCACTGGGCGGACTGATCGGCGCCCTGCCGCCGCAGGCCCTGTTCGCGGCCGCCAACGACTTCCTGCTGCGGCAGCAGTGGGAGGAGGGCTTCGCGACGGCGGTGCACGTCTCGATCGACCTGCGCACCGGCTCCTACGGGATCATCAGCGCCGGTCACCCGCCCGTCCTGCACTGGCGCCCGTCGACGGGGGAGTGGGCGATCGACGAGGCGCGCGGCACGGCCCTCGGCATCATGCGTCACCCGCTCTTCACCCAGACGCACGGACGCCTGGAGCCGGGCGAGACGCTGCTCTTCTACACCGACGGCGTCGTCGAGTCGCGCGACCAGGGTGTCGAGGAGGGCGTCGCGTGGCTGCGCACGGCGGCGACGCGTGCCCTCCGCGCAGGCGTCGAGGGTGCTGCGGGTCGGATCCTCGGCCGGGTCCGCGCGAAGGACGACGACCGCGCCGTCCTGCTCGTCGCACGCCAGGACTGA
- a CDS encoding HNH endonuclease signature motif containing protein — MNPTDTLLADAAVASARVWAGEAEQARAVLRFVETRRADALAQGLSARQVEDARQVAILEVAVELHVAQGFVANLVSATRTLVMDLPVVWAAHVRGEVDRAKAREIASTAWKLHAPQNLARLDETVLAYAASHTLGQLKGWLRRFLVRVEPDHAIERRKAAQQDRTVTITALDDGMSLLQALIPTADALLIERDLTLAAKASRTQTLDDDRTLAQARADALVDTLLHKDETDTADHAPVSASGRGRFHVGVTVSLATLLGVSSEPGVSADGQHVLDPALLAELASQEGTLFSRLLTDENGGILDVTELGRFPTQPLRRALNLIDGTCDVPGCTRPAIACDADHQIPYDLDPPPGQQRGPTEAANLHHRCPPHHGLKTRGALTVSHDQDGNAHWHLPTRTLPAETAFTRAWTRRDRTIQFVEIHHTRLDHIHYRPR; from the coding sequence ATGAACCCCACCGACACCCTCCTCGCAGACGCGGCAGTCGCGTCGGCGCGGGTGTGGGCTGGTGAGGCGGAGCAGGCTCGGGCGGTGCTGCGGTTCGTGGAGACCCGCCGCGCCGACGCCCTCGCCCAGGGTCTGTCGGCGCGTCAGGTCGAGGACGCCCGTCAGGTCGCGATCCTGGAGGTCGCCGTCGAGCTCCACGTCGCGCAGGGGTTCGTCGCGAACCTGGTCTCGGCCACCCGCACCCTGGTGATGGACCTGCCCGTCGTGTGGGCCGCTCACGTGCGGGGTGAGGTCGACCGGGCCAAGGCCCGCGAGATCGCCTCGACCGCCTGGAAGCTGCATGCACCGCAGAACCTCGCCCGGTTGGACGAGACCGTCCTCGCCTACGCCGCCAGCCACACGTTGGGTCAGTTGAAGGGGTGGCTGCGCCGCTTCCTGGTCCGGGTCGAGCCCGACCACGCGATCGAACGCCGCAAGGCCGCCCAGCAGGACCGCACCGTCACCATCACCGCCCTGGATGACGGGATGAGCCTGCTGCAGGCCCTCATCCCCACGGCTGACGCCCTCCTGATCGAGCGTGACCTGACCCTGGCCGCGAAAGCCTCCCGTACCCAGACCCTCGACGATGACCGGACGTTGGCGCAGGCCCGCGCCGACGCCCTCGTCGACACCCTCCTGCACAAGGACGAGACCGACACCGCTGACCACGCGCCGGTCAGCGCCTCGGGCCGCGGTCGGTTCCACGTCGGCGTCACTGTCTCCCTGGCCACCCTGCTGGGGGTCTCGAGCGAGCCGGGCGTCTCCGCCGACGGGCAGCACGTCCTCGACCCCGCCCTGCTCGCCGAGCTCGCCAGTCAAGAGGGAACCCTGTTCTCGCGGTTGTTGACCGACGAGAACGGCGGCATCCTCGACGTCACCGAGCTCGGCCGCTTCCCCACCCAACCCCTCCGCAGGGCACTCAACCTGATCGACGGCACGTGCGACGTCCCGGGTTGCACCCGACCCGCCATCGCCTGCGACGCCGACCACCAGATCCCCTACGACCTCGACCCGCCACCCGGCCAGCAGCGTGGACCCACCGAAGCCGCGAACCTGCACCACCGCTGCCCACCCCACCACGGACTCAAGACCCGAGGAGCACTCACCGTCAGCCACGACCAGGACGGCAACGCCCACTGGCACCTGCCCACCCGCACCCTGCCCGCCGAGACCGCATTCACCCGCGCCTGGACCCGCCGAGACCGCACCATCCAGTTCGTCGAGATTCACCACACCCGCCTCGACCACATCCACTACCGACCGCGATGA
- a CDS encoding (d)CMP kinase — MEALLELVRTRQPACGRVRVVAVDGPSGAGKSSLADALADRTDAVVVRTDEFVPGWTGLAQMPPALADGLLAPLARDETAWPPRWSWVRDTWVRALPVEPVPLLVLDGCGSGSRVLRPFLSVLVWVEADVATRQRRALSRDGDTYAPWWDVWAAQERRLFAAEGTRAAADLVVRTDDPAARSLS, encoded by the coding sequence GTGGAGGCGCTGCTGGAGCTGGTGCGGACCCGTCAGCCGGCGTGCGGGCGCGTGCGGGTGGTCGCCGTCGACGGGCCCAGCGGGGCCGGCAAGTCCTCGCTCGCCGACGCGCTCGCCGACCGCACCGACGCCGTGGTCGTGCGCACCGACGAGTTCGTGCCCGGATGGACGGGGCTGGCGCAGATGCCGCCGGCGCTCGCGGACGGTCTGCTCGCGCCGCTCGCCCGCGACGAGACCGCCTGGCCACCGCGGTGGAGCTGGGTGCGGGACACCTGGGTGCGTGCCCTGCCCGTGGAGCCCGTGCCCCTGCTCGTGCTCGACGGGTGCGGCAGCGGGTCGAGGGTGCTGCGCCCGTTCCTCAGCGTGCTCGTCTGGGTCGAGGCCGACGTCGCGACACGTCAGCGGCGCGCGTTGTCGCGCGACGGCGACACCTACGCGCCGTGGTGGGACGTCTGGGCCGCCCAGGAGCGCCGACTCTTCGCCGCCGAGGGAACCCGCGCCGCCGCCGACCTGGTGGTCCGCACCGACGACCCGGCGGCGAGGTCGCTCAGCTGA
- a CDS encoding esterase-like activity of phytase family protein, translated as MNLRRPVTVVTALAASAVALAVPAATSPSVAAEPDRAFTRTATYPVYKNLPADLPSSSETVAEISDVSDDGDTLVYTDAVGKRIGFLDISDASDPRGAGSLSLAQLGDAEDEPTSVAVHGAYVLVVVNTSESFTQPSGRLDVVRLADAKRVRSIDLGGQPDSIDVSGNRGIVAIENERDEEFKPSGGSKGDLPQLPAGFLQVLDLSGPVADWSATKVPLTQADGSALPSFTEAGVVAPTDPEPEYVSINGAGQAAVTLQENNAVALVDLASASVTKVFSAGRSTVSGIDTKKDGQIDQTGSITDVPREPDAIGWVDDQHVATANEGDWKGGTRGWTVFDARTGAVAWDSGNTLEREAVRLGLHNEDRAGKKGIELEGLSLATIDGTRYAFVGSERSNVVAVYDLSDPAKPRYLQALPTTNGPEGILPIPSRGLLAVSSEVDSPSTGVRSSVALYRLGDSAPAFPTIESVDGRDGAPIGWSALGALSGDPTDPQRVYAASDSVLTKGRIFGVDVSRTPAVITDETVVTEGGSPLTLDVEGLFARPQGGFWLASEGSTGSGNQLVRTDAAGVVQQKVALPQDVAAHVGKWGFEGVTATNDATGEHVWTVLQRPLWKDPSAADLDPYEGADVTRIGRYDVADATWHWFGYRLNAPRQGAGDWMGLSEVTAVDGDTLAVVERDKLNGPSARVKRVYTVDVSSGAQGLTGLDGDLPVLGKKLAIDVLPALKAPNGWVQEKLEGFTIAADGSLYGVTDNDGLKDATGETVFLRLGRATDAFADALATTTTIDVARGWAFGTRTTAQVTVSGASASGEVEVLDGAKVVATGALQSGSATLDLSGLEPGRRTLTARFAGSALAGASTSAPVTVEVARASSTTRVSASSTSVRRGQTFVLATRVVSSGVVPTGRVQVRRAGKVVATVALVKGRASVRLKATAKGTHRYEVRYLGSELVAPSRSSSLTVRVR; from the coding sequence GTGAACCTTCGTCGTCCCGTCACCGTGGTCACCGCCCTCGCGGCGTCCGCCGTGGCCCTGGCCGTCCCCGCGGCCACGTCGCCCTCCGTCGCCGCCGAGCCGGACCGTGCCTTCACGCGCACGGCGACCTACCCCGTCTACAAGAACCTGCCCGCCGACCTGCCGTCGTCGTCGGAGACGGTCGCGGAGATCTCCGACGTCTCCGACGACGGCGACACGCTCGTCTACACCGACGCCGTCGGCAAGCGCATCGGCTTCCTCGACATCAGCGACGCCAGCGACCCGCGGGGGGCGGGCTCGCTGTCGCTCGCCCAGCTCGGCGACGCCGAGGACGAGCCGACGTCGGTCGCGGTGCACGGTGCCTACGTGCTCGTCGTCGTCAACACGAGCGAGTCGTTCACGCAGCCGAGCGGCCGGCTCGACGTCGTCCGGCTCGCCGACGCCAAGCGGGTGCGCAGCATCGACCTCGGGGGCCAGCCCGACTCGATCGACGTCTCCGGGAACCGCGGGATCGTCGCGATCGAGAACGAGCGCGACGAGGAGTTCAAGCCGAGCGGTGGCAGCAAGGGTGACCTGCCGCAGCTGCCCGCCGGCTTCCTGCAGGTGCTCGACCTCTCCGGGCCGGTCGCCGACTGGTCCGCCACGAAGGTGCCGCTGACGCAGGCCGACGGGTCCGCGCTGCCGTCGTTCACCGAGGCGGGCGTGGTCGCGCCGACCGACCCGGAGCCGGAGTACGTCAGCATCAACGGTGCCGGCCAGGCGGCCGTGACGCTGCAGGAGAACAACGCGGTCGCGCTGGTCGACCTCGCGAGCGCCTCCGTCACGAAGGTGTTCAGCGCCGGTCGCTCGACGGTGAGCGGCATCGACACGAAGAAGGACGGCCAGATCGACCAGACCGGCTCGATCACCGACGTGCCGCGCGAGCCCGACGCGATCGGGTGGGTCGACGACCAGCACGTCGCGACGGCCAACGAGGGCGACTGGAAGGGCGGGACGCGCGGCTGGACCGTCTTCGACGCCCGCACCGGTGCGGTGGCCTGGGACTCCGGCAACACGCTCGAGCGCGAGGCGGTGCGCCTGGGTCTGCACAACGAGGACCGTGCCGGCAAGAAGGGCATCGAGCTGGAGGGTCTCTCCCTCGCCACGATCGACGGCACGCGGTACGCGTTCGTCGGCTCCGAGCGCTCGAACGTCGTGGCGGTCTACGACCTGAGCGACCCTGCCAAGCCGCGGTACCTGCAGGCGCTGCCGACGACGAACGGGCCGGAGGGCATCCTGCCGATCCCGTCGCGCGGGCTGCTCGCGGTCTCCAGCGAGGTGGACAGCCCGAGCACCGGCGTCCGCTCCTCGGTCGCCCTCTACCGCCTGGGCGACTCTGCTCCCGCGTTCCCCACGATCGAGTCGGTCGACGGACGCGACGGCGCGCCGATCGGCTGGTCCGCGCTCGGAGCGCTCAGCGGCGACCCGACGGACCCCCAGCGCGTCTACGCGGCGTCGGACAGCGTGCTCACGAAGGGCCGGATCTTCGGCGTCGACGTCTCCCGCACGCCGGCCGTCATCACCGACGAGACCGTCGTCACCGAGGGCGGCAGCCCGCTGACGCTCGATGTCGAGGGGCTGTTCGCGCGCCCGCAGGGCGGTTTCTGGCTGGCCTCTGAGGGATCGACCGGGTCGGGCAACCAGCTGGTGCGCACCGACGCCGCCGGCGTCGTGCAGCAGAAGGTGGCCCTGCCGCAGGACGTCGCGGCCCACGTCGGCAAGTGGGGGTTCGAGGGCGTCACGGCCACGAACGACGCCACAGGTGAGCACGTCTGGACGGTCCTGCAGCGTCCGCTCTGGAAGGACCCGTCGGCAGCCGACCTCGACCCGTACGAGGGCGCCGACGTCACCCGGATCGGGCGGTACGACGTCGCCGACGCGACCTGGCACTGGTTCGGCTACCGGCTGAACGCGCCCCGTCAGGGCGCTGGTGACTGGATGGGTCTCTCGGAGGTCACCGCGGTCGACGGCGACACGCTCGCCGTCGTCGAGCGCGACAAGCTGAACGGTCCGTCCGCCCGCGTCAAGCGCGTCTACACGGTCGACGTGTCCTCGGGCGCGCAGGGCCTCACCGGCCTCGACGGCGACCTGCCCGTGCTCGGCAAGAAGCTCGCGATCGACGTGCTCCCCGCGCTGAAGGCCCCGAACGGCTGGGTCCAGGAGAAGCTCGAGGGCTTCACGATCGCCGCCGACGGATCGCTCTACGGCGTCACCGACAACGACGGCCTGAAGGACGCGACGGGGGAGACCGTCTTCCTGCGTCTGGGCCGCGCGACCGACGCGTTCGCCGACGCGCTCGCCACGACCACCACGATCGACGTCGCGCGCGGCTGGGCGTTCGGCACGCGCACGACGGCGCAGGTCACGGTCTCCGGCGCGAGCGCGTCGGGCGAGGTGGAGGTGCTCGACGGCGCGAAGGTCGTCGCGACGGGCGCCCTGCAGTCGGGGTCGGCCACGCTCGACCTGTCGGGCCTGGAGCCCGGACGCCGCACGCTGACCGCGCGCTTCGCAGGGTCCGCGCTCGCGGGCGCCAGCACCAGCGCGCCCGTCACCGTCGAGGTCGCGCGCGCGTCGTCCACCACCCGGGTGTCGGCGTCGTCGACGTCGGTGCGTCGCGGCCAGACCTTCGTGCTCGCGACGCGCGTCGTCTCGTCGGGTGTGGTGCCGACTGGTCGCGTGCAGGTGCGACGCGCCGGCAAGGTCGTCGCCACCGTCGCGCTCGTGAAGGGCCGTGCGTCGGTGCGGCTCAAGGCCACCGCGAAGGGCACGCATCGCTACGAGGTGCGCTACCTCGGCAGCGAGCTCGTCGCTCCGAGCCGCTCGTCGTCGCTGACGGTGCGCGTGCGGTAG
- a CDS encoding NAD(P)/FAD-dependent oxidoreductase, with amino-acid sequence MARVVVVGAGLSGVVCARELVAHGHEVVVRDTGRRPGGRMALRRHDGRVVDIGASYFTVRDDAFAAVVDDWELRGLARPWTDRFTTWTPSGREVKPGPLRWAAPDGLRSLVEDLAGRLDVRSAAPVGRVEVGPEGPSVDGERADAVVLAMPDPQARRLLEPGTPAHDVLDDPYEPALALTAGWDERTWPDEDGIFVGDHADLAWVADDGLRRGDRAPVLVAHSTAGRAEQHLDDPASAAGPMLAALREVVEVPDTEPSLVHVQRWTFSRPAHGHDATFHLGDDGVGACGDAWGPTSSVETAYVSGRSLGLALVERLA; translated from the coding sequence ATGGCGCGCGTCGTGGTGGTCGGAGCCGGGCTGTCCGGTGTCGTGTGCGCACGCGAGCTCGTGGCCCACGGGCACGAGGTCGTCGTCCGCGACACCGGGCGGCGTCCCGGGGGTCGCATGGCCCTGCGCCGCCACGACGGGCGCGTCGTCGACATCGGCGCGAGCTACTTCACCGTCCGTGACGACGCGTTCGCCGCCGTCGTGGACGACTGGGAGCTGCGCGGCCTCGCGCGACCTTGGACCGATCGGTTCACCACTTGGACGCCCAGCGGTCGCGAGGTCAAGCCCGGCCCGCTGCGATGGGCCGCGCCCGACGGCCTGCGCAGCCTCGTGGAGGACCTCGCCGGACGGCTCGACGTGCGCAGCGCCGCCCCGGTGGGCCGTGTCGAGGTCGGTCCGGAGGGTCCGAGCGTCGACGGCGAGCGGGCCGACGCGGTCGTGCTCGCCATGCCCGACCCCCAGGCCCGACGTCTGCTCGAGCCGGGCACCCCGGCCCACGACGTGCTCGACGACCCCTACGAGCCGGCGCTCGCGCTGACGGCCGGGTGGGACGAGCGGACGTGGCCCGACGAGGACGGCATCTTCGTCGGCGACCACGCCGACCTGGCGTGGGTCGCCGACGACGGTCTGCGGCGTGGCGACCGCGCGCCCGTCCTCGTCGCACACAGCACGGCCGGTCGGGCCGAGCAGCACCTCGACGACCCGGCGTCGGCCGCCGGACCGATGCTGGCCGCGCTCCGCGAGGTCGTCGAGGTCCCCGACACCGAGCCGAGCCTGGTGCACGTGCAGCGGTGGACCTTCTCGCGGCCCGCGCACGGGCACGACGCCACGTTCCACCTCGGGGACGACGGGGTCGGCGCGTGCGGCGACGCGTGGGGTCCTACGTCGTCGGTGGAGACGGCCTACGTGTCAGGCCGGTCGCTCGGGCTCGCCCTGGTGGAGCGCCTGGCCTGA
- a CDS encoding alkene reductase has translation MTTVFDPITVGAWTLPQRFVMAPLTRNRAEAGGVPGDLAATYYGQRAGAGLIVTEGTQPSAVGQGYLDTPGLHSSEQVAGWRKVADAVHARDGRIVAQLMHVGRIAHPDNKDGLETVAPSALTAPGEMVTADGQKPHVEPRALETSEVPGLVEEFVQAARNAVEAGLDGVEVHGANGYVLHQFLAPSTNERTDEYGGSPENRARLTIDVVRAVAEAIGAEKVGLRISPAHNIQGVLETDPDDTRATYEALVDGIADLGIAYLSILGDPEGELFQDLRTRFGGTVVANTGFSQVTDLDEVKHIVDGGLADLVAVGRPFLANPDLVERWRDGTELNEPNPDTFYGGGAEGYTDYPTRDAS, from the coding sequence ATGACCACCGTCTTCGACCCGATCACCGTCGGCGCCTGGACGCTGCCGCAGCGCTTCGTCATGGCGCCGCTCACGCGCAACCGTGCGGAGGCAGGCGGCGTGCCCGGCGACCTCGCCGCCACGTACTACGGGCAGCGCGCCGGTGCCGGCCTGATCGTCACCGAGGGCACGCAGCCCTCGGCCGTGGGCCAGGGCTACCTCGACACGCCGGGTCTGCACTCGTCCGAGCAGGTCGCGGGCTGGCGCAAGGTCGCCGACGCCGTGCACGCGCGCGACGGCCGCATCGTCGCGCAGCTGATGCACGTGGGTCGCATCGCGCACCCCGACAACAAGGACGGACTCGAGACCGTCGCCCCGAGCGCCCTCACGGCCCCCGGGGAGATGGTGACGGCCGACGGGCAGAAGCCCCACGTCGAGCCGCGCGCCCTGGAGACGTCGGAGGTGCCCGGACTGGTCGAGGAGTTCGTGCAGGCAGCGCGCAACGCGGTCGAGGCCGGCCTCGACGGCGTGGAGGTGCACGGCGCGAACGGGTACGTCCTGCACCAGTTCCTCGCACCGTCGACGAACGAGCGCACCGACGAGTACGGCGGAAGCCCCGAGAACCGGGCACGCCTGACGATCGACGTCGTGCGGGCCGTGGCCGAGGCGATCGGGGCCGAGAAGGTCGGTCTGCGCATCTCCCCCGCGCACAACATCCAGGGCGTCCTCGAGACCGACCCCGACGACACCCGCGCCACCTACGAGGCGCTGGTCGACGGCATCGCCGACCTCGGCATCGCCTACCTGAGCATCCTCGGCGACCCCGAGGGCGAGCTGTTCCAGGACCTGCGCACGCGCTTCGGCGGCACGGTCGTCGCGAACACGGGCTTCTCGCAGGTGACCGACCTCGACGAGGTGAAGCACATCGTCGACGGCGGGCTCGCCGACCTGGTGGCCGTCGGCCGTCCGTTCCTCGCCAACCCCGACCTCGTCGAGCGCTGGCGCGACGGCACGGAGCTGAACGAGCCGAACCCGGACACCTTCTACGGCGGTGGCGCCGAGGGCTACACCGACTACCCGACCCGCGACGCGTCCTGA
- a CDS encoding family 43 glycosylhydrolase, protein MRTGRIVVAVATALVLAAVPATGASPKKPNDWLKPGVPLQGQQHPDPSAVSLGPYVLATSTNHGGSDLPFVWSGDLSLWTARTQYADGNRTRDGEGRGFFNDGIDAPRWGSYASCTETPRTRSGCDPREMWAPGFDFVGGRWVLFSAVKVSDRYSSYGRFAIYRAASSVATGLYSSVSSSPIVRTDTRRDPAGVIDPEVFTDPANNRPYLLYKTEGNLQGNLPTLWSRRLDSSGTRFLKGSKPVRLLTTPRGSWEGRVVENPSMAKVNGVYVLFYSGNEYTSTRYATGYAVCKRGPSAPCTRPGSNRLLTSARGSYGPGGADALTDARGRHLLAYHAYPTASGSTGTGGRTLRTAEFTVDPRTKRVSIRQRAVAAAPGREGGTWFGGNGAFTRVKQDASGAFVPFVADLNHDGIDDVGYYGGWGRADAARLGAKGARTLQSGSAALVRQAGAFVPVSGDFDGDGHTDVYWYQPGADPHNDFLDPRNKRHYEPNARRDELWLSRAGGWQKIPLAQDRTAVPIVANVDGRPGDELWWYVPGKASDERWTWDAAAGTMARRQGDIPGPGTTAPAVADFDADGFDDLLWYVPGQARATVWWKGSSAARTSFAVDSATRTAGRVPVAGDFDRSTPGAEVLWYGPRSVSEVQWSTLRRTGTPKVTSVRSFDGGAVYQAVVGDYDGDGTDDISWFG, encoded by the coding sequence ATGAGGACTGGACGGATCGTGGTCGCCGTGGCGACCGCCCTCGTGCTCGCGGCGGTCCCCGCCACGGGCGCGTCGCCGAAGAAGCCGAACGACTGGCTGAAGCCCGGGGTGCCGCTGCAGGGACAGCAGCACCCCGACCCGAGCGCGGTCTCCCTCGGTCCGTACGTGCTCGCGACGTCGACGAACCACGGCGGCAGCGACCTGCCCTTCGTCTGGTCCGGCGACCTCAGCCTCTGGACGGCCCGCACGCAGTACGCCGACGGCAACCGCACGCGCGACGGCGAGGGCCGCGGCTTCTTCAACGACGGGATCGACGCACCGCGCTGGGGCTCGTACGCGTCGTGCACGGAGACGCCCCGCACCCGCTCGGGCTGCGACCCGCGCGAGATGTGGGCGCCCGGCTTCGACTTCGTGGGCGGACGGTGGGTGCTGTTCAGCGCCGTGAAGGTGTCCGACCGCTACTCCTCCTACGGCCGCTTCGCGATCTACCGCGCAGCGTCGTCGGTCGCGACGGGCCTCTACTCGTCCGTCTCCTCCTCGCCGATCGTGCGCACCGACACGCGCCGCGACCCGGCCGGCGTCATCGACCCGGAGGTGTTCACCGACCCCGCGAACAACCGCCCCTACCTGCTCTACAAGACGGAGGGCAACCTGCAGGGCAACCTGCCGACCCTCTGGTCGCGCCGGCTCGACTCCAGCGGCACGCGCTTCCTCAAGGGGTCCAAGCCCGTGCGGCTGCTCACGACCCCGCGCGGCTCCTGGGAGGGCCGCGTCGTCGAGAACCCGTCCATGGCGAAGGTGAACGGCGTCTACGTCCTCTTCTACTCCGGCAACGAGTACACGAGCACCCGCTACGCGACCGGCTACGCGGTGTGCAAGCGCGGTCCGTCGGCGCCCTGCACGCGTCCCGGGTCGAACCGGCTGCTCACGTCGGCGCGCGGCTCGTACGGCCCGGGCGGTGCGGACGCCCTGACCGACGCCCGAGGTCGCCACCTGCTCGCGTACCACGCCTACCCGACGGCCAGCGGCAGCACCGGCACCGGTGGCCGGACCCTGCGCACCGCCGAGTTCACGGTCGACCCGCGCACGAAGCGCGTCTCGATCCGGCAGCGGGCCGTCGCCGCCGCGCCCGGTCGCGAGGGTGGCACGTGGTTCGGCGGCAACGGCGCCTTCACCCGCGTCAAGCAGGACGCGAGCGGCGCGTTCGTGCCGTTCGTCGCCGACCTGAACCACGACGGCATCGACGACGTCGGCTACTACGGCGGCTGGGGTCGGGCGGACGCCGCACGCCTCGGAGCCAAGGGGGCCCGGACGCTGCAGTCGGGCTCGGCGGCGCTGGTGCGCCAGGCCGGTGCGTTCGTGCCCGTCTCCGGCGACTTCGACGGCGACGGTCACACCGACGTCTACTGGTACCAGCCCGGCGCCGACCCGCACAACGACTTCCTCGACCCGCGCAACAAGCGCCACTACGAGCCGAACGCCCGCCGTGACGAGCTGTGGCTGTCCCGGGCCGGCGGCTGGCAGAAGATCCCGCTCGCGCAGGACCGGACCGCCGTCCCGATCGTCGCGAACGTCGACGGACGCCCCGGCGACGAGCTGTGGTGGTACGTGCCCGGCAAGGCGTCGGACGAGCGGTGGACCTGGGACGCGGCGGCCGGCACGATGGCGCGCCGCCAGGGCGACATCCCCGGGCCGGGCACCACGGCCCCGGCCGTCGCCGACTTCGACGCCGACGGGTTCGACGACCTGCTCTGGTACGTGCCGGGGCAGGCGCGGGCGACGGTCTGGTGGAAGGGCTCCTCGGCCGCCCGCACGTCCTTCGCCGTCGACTCGGCGACCCGCACGGCCGGTCGCGTCCCGGTCGCGGGCGACTTCGACCGCTCGACGCCGGGCGCGGAGGTGCTCTGGTACGGGCCCCGCTCGGTCAGCGAGGTGCAGTGGTCCACGCTGCGGCGCACGGGTACGCCCAAGGTCACGTCGGTGCGCTCGTTCGACGGCGGCGCCGTCTACCAGGCCGTCGTCGGCGACTACGACGGCGACGGGACCGACGACATCAGCTGGTTCGGGTGA